The following proteins are co-located in the Microplitis demolitor isolate Queensland-Clemson2020A chromosome 3, iyMicDemo2.1a, whole genome shotgun sequence genome:
- the LOC103568925 gene encoding kinesin-like protein KIF19 isoform X2 — translation MRGCNLNGFYFIKLSIYIFFYYLCCVQSDPITATESNNCHAINRENTLTQRELLQELTNDCRYDKMVRPPGEINASDPIKVACRANIYTIKSNMAKTLQFDVHMMLQFRYRDSRLRYSEVAPQYTHIFGGQSAHNLIWTPTVFVSNERTSVIMGNGVKDLLISIDPTGVVILNTRLEATLNCALRLEKFPFDVQECPLIFESWTHSAQDMKLYWDESPIVLAKELHLTEYRLVEKWVNETEVSYTAAQQHYGHFAGNFSSISITFKLAREMGFFVMDYYIPSVLIVVVSWVSFWLHVDASPPRIVLGTNTILAFMTLASKIENSLPKVSYIKASEIWFLGCTIFLFAAMVEFAFVNTIYRRKKTVQLKKVNSKYILKSTLTPRLARKQFQKNTTNLERSRSWSSLDNSRLNGSDYSSQNYLTVHGFPSTINIPSVRIEDERDRDFSSGSIMTIESSPSPPPKSFPRRPTLAKLNTFTTMTPQEIAQWIDRRSRIMVMVDDLEVDKQKRNSPKQYLYDLVLGEDSSQEAVYEGTTKSLVQDIIDGYNATVFAYGATGAGKTHTMVGSAEEPGVMVRALNDIFLAARRLSNDVDVEVAMSYLEIYNENIRDLLNPNTGYLELRDDSRGRNIQITGLTEVSINSTEEVMKLLHQGNKARTVEPTAANETSSRSHALLNVVVKQTTRPPSGRDLRHRARVKQGKLFMIDLAGSERAKQTKNQGKRLQEGAHINRSLLALGNCITALSGGARYVNYRDSKLTRLLKDALGGNCRTVMIAHVSPSAFHREESKNTLMYADRANRITNKVEQNIVDVNYHVTQYRDIISDLKNEISRLRTKMHDTERPDTQERISLAKGNDLRSLREKIVSAFKEQMRLRRKLMELDSHLLGLNIAAEQQHAIISHWESRNNKLYKATKENTRRRSSADSQIDETENEDLIEEYEVDDITVQQAWTELSEINKEQERYTEIRAITERELETCRQRSSSLEDELPARINSEEERELLALMLRVHELEADKMMLQSERLVKQHELRRRELLLLRYDRQRQISDEIITRQRRIMEDGKLALPSDLQELYIMYQQEIHAAAYNDSNLVDLSVSSMLFNNRLPPINRGIHFESLDDTRLPSSSTDSDWESPLPPIPEPQEIENVMGPVVRPLVSPSVFFPPISSSKRKNQDNKLRRVASDNNVNSPKNLRDSRLKA, via the exons ATGCGCGGGTGTAATTtaaatggattttattttataaaattatcaatttatatttttttttattatttatgttgtGTGCAAAGTGATCCAATTAC gGCAACCGAAAGTAATAATTGTCATGCAATTAACAGAGAAAACACATTAACACAGCGAGAATTACTTCAGGAATTGACAAATGATTGTCGGTACGATAAGATGGTAAGACCACCTGGTGAAATCAATGCAAGTGACCCAATTAAAGTTGCCTGCAGGGCaaacatatatacaataaagtCAAATATGGCCAAGACACTa CAATTTGACGTCCACATGATGCTCCAATTTCGTTACCGCGACTCAAGACTAAGATATTCTGAGGTAGCGCCGCAGTACACTCATATTTTCGGGGGTCAGTCAGCTCATAATTTAATATGGACACCAACGGTATTTGTCTCCAATGAAAGAACTTCCGTCATAATGGGAAACGGCGTCAAAGATTTGCTGATATCAATCGACCCGACTGGTGTGGTCATCTTAAACACCAg ACTCGAGGCCACCTTGAACTGTGCTCTTCGCCTGGAAAAATTTCCCTTTGACGTACAAGAATGCCCGCTGATATTTGAAAGCT gGACTCACAGTGCGCaagatatgaaattatacTGGGATGAATCACCGATCGTGTTAGCGAAAGAGTTGCATTTAACAGAGTATCGACTGGTTGAGAAATGGGTTAACGAGACTGAGGTCTCTTACACTGCGGCACAGCAACATTATGGTCACTTTG ctGGTAACTTTAGTTCGATTAGCATCACGTTTAAGCTCGCACGTGAAATGGGATTTTTTGTTATGGACTATTATATACCATCAGTATTGATTGTCGTGGTGTCATGGGTGTCATTCTGGCTTCACGTTGACGCGAGCCCGCCGAGAATCGTTCTAGGAACTAACACAATATTAGCATTCATGACACTTGCGTCTAAAATCGAAAATTCATTGCCTAAAGTTTCCTACATAAAAGCCAGCGAAATTTGGTTTCTTGGTTgtacaatttttctttttgcaGCAATGGTAGAGTTTGCCTTCGTCAATACAATTTACCGGAGAAA gaaaacagttcaattgaaaaaagttaacagtaaatatattttgaaatcaacACTGACCCCGCGCTTGGCGCGaaaacaatttcaaaaaaatacaacCAATCTTGAACGGTCGCGGTCTTGGTCTTCTCTGGATAACAGCCGCTTAAATGGCAGTGATTACTCcagtcaaaattatttaacagtccac GGTTTTCCTAGTACAATCAATATACCGTCAGTGAGAATAGAAGACGAGAGAGATCGTGACTTTTCAAGCGGCAGTATAATGACAATTGAGAGTTCACCGTCTCCTCCACCAAAATCATTTCCACGGCGACCAACTCTCGCGAAATTGAACACCTTTACAACAATGACACCACAGGAAATAGCTCAGTGGATCGACCGGCGGAGCAGAATT ATGGTTATGGTGGATGATTTAGAAGTAGATAAACAAAAACGTAACTCACCAAAGCAATATCTGTACGACTTAGTACTGGGTGAAGATTCATCGCAAGAAGCAGTTTACGAAGGAACAACTAAATCACTTGTACAAGATATAATCGACGGATATAATGCAACTGTTTTTGCATATGGTGCCACTGGGGCAGGTAAAACACACACGATGGTCGGCAGTGCTGAGGAACCTGGTGTTATGGTACGGGCCTtgaatgacatttttttagcGGCACGTAGACTTTCAAACGACGTCGACGTTGAG GTAGCAATGTCATATCTCGagatatataatgaaaatattcgCGACCTGTTGAATCCAAATACTGGTTACTTGGAGTTGCGTGACGACTCGCGAGGTCGCAATATACAAATCACTGGGCTTACTGAAGTTTCGATAAATTCTACGGAAGAG gtaatgaaattattacaCCAAGGCAATAAAGCCCGGACTGTCGAGCCGACAGCTGCTAATGAAACGTCATCTCGTAGTCATGCTTTGCTGAATGTCGTTGTGAAGCAAACAACGAGGCCACCGTCTGGTCGTGACCTTCGACATCGGGCACGTGTTAAGCAGGGTAAACTTTTTATGATTGATCTTGCGGGTTCTGAAAGAGCGAAGCAAACAAAg AATCAAGGAAAACGTCTTCAAGAAGGCGCGCATATTAACAGATCACTACTCGCACTTGGTAATTGCATAACGGCATTGTCTGGCGGCGCACGTTACGTCAATTATCGGGATTCAAAGCTCACGAGACTGCTGAAGGATGCACTTGGTGGGAATTGCCGGACTGTGATGATCGCTCACGTTTCACCTTCGGCTTTTCATCGTGAAGAAAGCAAAAACACACTAATGTATGCAGATCGCGCTAATCGTATCACTAATAAAGTCGAACAGAATATCGTTGATGTGAATTATCATGTGACGCAGTACCGCGATATTATAagcgatttaaaaaatgaaatatctaGATTGAGAACTAAAATGCATGATACCGAAAGACCGGATACGCAGGAAAGAATTTCATTGGCTAAAGGAAATGATCTGAGAAGTTTGCGTGAAAAAATAGTGTCAGCATTTAAAGAACAAATGCGACTtag gcGTAAACTTATGGAATTAGATAGTCATCTACTGGGTCTTAATATAGCCGCTGAACAGCAGCATGCAATTATTTCACACTGGGAGTCgagaaataataaactttacaAAGCTACCAAAGAAAATACTAGACGAAGATCTAGCGCTGATAGTCAGATTGATGAAACTGAAAATGAAG atttaattgaaGAATATGAAGTTGATGATATCACTGTACAGCAGGCATGGACAGAATTatcagaaataaataaagagcaAGAACGTTACACTGAAATACGAGCGATAACTGAGCGGGAATTAGAAACTTGTCGGCAGCGAAGTTCATCCCTTGAagat GAATTGCCGGCGAGAATAAATTCTGAGGAAGAACGTGAACTGTTGGCACTGATGCTACGCGTCCATGAATTGGAAGCAGACAAAATGATGTTGCAAAGTGAAAGATTAGTCAAACAGCATGAACTTAGAAGACGAGAACTTCTGCTACTTAGATATGATCGTCAGCGTCAGATTTCTGATGAAATTATAACGCGGCAGCGCAGAATTATGGAAG atggAAAACTGGCTCTTCCGTCAGATTTACAAGAGTTGTATATAATGTACCAACAAGAAATTCATGCCGCTGCTTACAACGATAGCAATTTAGTTGATTTATCAGTATCTTCCATGCTATTTAATAACCGTCTGCCACCAATAAATCGTGGAATTCATTTTGAAAGTCTTGATGACACAAGATTACCCAGCAG CTCAACAGATTCTGATTGGGAGTCTCCGTTACCTCCAATACCAGAGCCACAGGAAATTGAAAACGTAATGGGTCCAGTTGTTCGTCCATTAGTATCTCCATCAGTTTTTTTCCCGCCAATATCCAGctctaaaagaaaaaatca ggacAATAAATTGCGTAGAGTTGCAAGtgataataatgtaaattCACCAAAAAATTTACGGGATTCACGACTAAAAGCATAA
- the LOC103568923 gene encoding elongator complex protein 6, protein MTDSVCRALGIDQVDLGGKLIMIDERHGSDANFIINTVLSKSLEQGRGICLVLFHNTFGHYHNIGMKLGYNLTVLRERGEVTVVEPMKSIVCNIEELGHDSVDPGTSELEERLRDTFTNNTQIPDPLKLDDNVIQHLFTSLRQQYYETKKIRDSVTIIIDEITHLFDLNLSLKEVWLYTKYLRSLMESEPTLALCVMGHSYQTDADNCYPNLIVKVIRRMSHLFVITEPLKTGYANDISGNMHVQWRVAAIRKQHHWSERTTYQYKLLDRQIKLFTPGGLAISS, encoded by the coding sequence atgacagaCAGCGTATGCCGAGCACTTGGAATCGACCAGGTCGATCTAGgtggaaaattaataatgatcgACGAACGTCATGGATCTGATgctaattttatcataaacaCAGTACTGTCTAAATCACTGGAACAAGGCCGTGGAATTTGTCTCGTTCTATTTCACAACACATTTGgtcattatcataatattgGTATGAAACTTGGGTACAATTTAACTGTCTTACGTGAGCGCGGTGAAGTAACGGTTGTTGAACCAATGAAGTCAATAGTCTGCAACATTGAAGAATTGGGTCACGATTCTGTTGATCCAGGTACATCTGAACTGGAAGAAAGATTGCGTGATACATTTACCAATAACACACAGATACCAGACCCCCTAAAGCTGGATGATAACGTAATACAGcatttatttacatcattACGACAGCAGTATTATGAAACTAAAAAGATACGCGACtctgtaacaataataattgacGAGATAACGCATCTATTCGATTtaaatttgagcttaaaggAAGTCTGGCTGTACACCAAATACTTGAGGTCGCTGATGGAATCAGAGCCGACACTCGCGCTGTGTGTTATGGGTCACTCATATCAAACTGATGCTGATAATTGCTATCCGAATCTTATCGTAAAAGTAATAAGACGCATGTCACATTTATTCGTCATCACTGAACCTTTAAAAACGGGGTACGCTAATGATATATCGGGTAATATGCACGTGCAGTGGAGAGTCGCTGCCATCAGGAAGCAGCACCACTGGTCCGAGCGCACGACTTATCAGTACAAATTATTAGAtcgacaaataaaattatttacacctGGTGGACTTGCTATCTCctcgtaa
- the LOC103568925 gene encoding kinesin-like protein KIF19 isoform X1, with the protein MSVTQFGSSGSGGSGSSSSGSTRNFKDRIERRPVGEKLMVVVRIRPLGQDEVGPRVLHAINNKMVMVDDLEVDKQKRNSPKQYLYDLVLGEDSSQEAVYEGTTKSLVQDIIDGYNATVFAYGATGAGKTHTMVGSAEEPGVMVRALNDIFLAARRLSNDVDVEVAMSYLEIYNENIRDLLNPNTGYLELRDDSRGRNIQITGLTEVSINSTEEVMKLLHQGNKARTVEPTAANETSSRSHALLNVVVKQTTRPPSGRDLRHRARVKQGKLFMIDLAGSERAKQTKNQGKRLQEGAHINRSLLALGNCITALSGGARYVNYRDSKLTRLLKDALGGNCRTVMIAHVSPSAFHREESKNTLMYADRANRITNKVEQNIVDVNYHVTQYRDIISDLKNEISRLRTKMHDTERPDTQERISLAKGNDLRSLREKIVSAFKEQMRLRRKLMELDSHLLGLNIAAEQQHAIISHWESRNNKLYKATKENTRRRSSADSQIDETENEDLIEEYEVDDITVQQAWTELSEINKEQERYTEIRAITERELETCRQRSSSLEDELPARINSEEERELLALMLRVHELEADKMMLQSERLVKQHELRRRELLLLRYDRQRQISDEIITRQRRIMEDGKLALPSDLQELYIMYQQEIHAAAYNDSNLVDLSVSSMLFNNRLPPINRGIHFESLDDTRLPSSSTDSDWESPLPPIPEPQEIENVMGPVVRPLVSPSVFFPPISSSKRKNQDNKLRRVASDNNVNSPKNLRDSRLKA; encoded by the exons ATGAGTGTCACTCAGTTCGGTAGCAGTGGTAGCGGCGGAAGCGGGAGTAGTTCGAGTGGTAGCACGAGAAATTTCAAAGACCGCATTGAAAGACGTCCTGTAGGAGAAAAATTGatg gtGGTGGTACGAATCAGACCACTCGGACAGGATGAAGTCGGTCCTAGAGTGTTACATGCTATCAATAATAAG ATGGTTATGGTGGATGATTTAGAAGTAGATAAACAAAAACGTAACTCACCAAAGCAATATCTGTACGACTTAGTACTGGGTGAAGATTCATCGCAAGAAGCAGTTTACGAAGGAACAACTAAATCACTTGTACAAGATATAATCGACGGATATAATGCAACTGTTTTTGCATATGGTGCCACTGGGGCAGGTAAAACACACACGATGGTCGGCAGTGCTGAGGAACCTGGTGTTATGGTACGGGCCTtgaatgacatttttttagcGGCACGTAGACTTTCAAACGACGTCGACGTTGAG GTAGCAATGTCATATCTCGagatatataatgaaaatattcgCGACCTGTTGAATCCAAATACTGGTTACTTGGAGTTGCGTGACGACTCGCGAGGTCGCAATATACAAATCACTGGGCTTACTGAAGTTTCGATAAATTCTACGGAAGAG gtaatgaaattattacaCCAAGGCAATAAAGCCCGGACTGTCGAGCCGACAGCTGCTAATGAAACGTCATCTCGTAGTCATGCTTTGCTGAATGTCGTTGTGAAGCAAACAACGAGGCCACCGTCTGGTCGTGACCTTCGACATCGGGCACGTGTTAAGCAGGGTAAACTTTTTATGATTGATCTTGCGGGTTCTGAAAGAGCGAAGCAAACAAAg AATCAAGGAAAACGTCTTCAAGAAGGCGCGCATATTAACAGATCACTACTCGCACTTGGTAATTGCATAACGGCATTGTCTGGCGGCGCACGTTACGTCAATTATCGGGATTCAAAGCTCACGAGACTGCTGAAGGATGCACTTGGTGGGAATTGCCGGACTGTGATGATCGCTCACGTTTCACCTTCGGCTTTTCATCGTGAAGAAAGCAAAAACACACTAATGTATGCAGATCGCGCTAATCGTATCACTAATAAAGTCGAACAGAATATCGTTGATGTGAATTATCATGTGACGCAGTACCGCGATATTATAagcgatttaaaaaatgaaatatctaGATTGAGAACTAAAATGCATGATACCGAAAGACCGGATACGCAGGAAAGAATTTCATTGGCTAAAGGAAATGATCTGAGAAGTTTGCGTGAAAAAATAGTGTCAGCATTTAAAGAACAAATGCGACTtag gcGTAAACTTATGGAATTAGATAGTCATCTACTGGGTCTTAATATAGCCGCTGAACAGCAGCATGCAATTATTTCACACTGGGAGTCgagaaataataaactttacaAAGCTACCAAAGAAAATACTAGACGAAGATCTAGCGCTGATAGTCAGATTGATGAAACTGAAAATGAAG atttaattgaaGAATATGAAGTTGATGATATCACTGTACAGCAGGCATGGACAGAATTatcagaaataaataaagagcaAGAACGTTACACTGAAATACGAGCGATAACTGAGCGGGAATTAGAAACTTGTCGGCAGCGAAGTTCATCCCTTGAagat GAATTGCCGGCGAGAATAAATTCTGAGGAAGAACGTGAACTGTTGGCACTGATGCTACGCGTCCATGAATTGGAAGCAGACAAAATGATGTTGCAAAGTGAAAGATTAGTCAAACAGCATGAACTTAGAAGACGAGAACTTCTGCTACTTAGATATGATCGTCAGCGTCAGATTTCTGATGAAATTATAACGCGGCAGCGCAGAATTATGGAAG atggAAAACTGGCTCTTCCGTCAGATTTACAAGAGTTGTATATAATGTACCAACAAGAAATTCATGCCGCTGCTTACAACGATAGCAATTTAGTTGATTTATCAGTATCTTCCATGCTATTTAATAACCGTCTGCCACCAATAAATCGTGGAATTCATTTTGAAAGTCTTGATGACACAAGATTACCCAGCAG CTCAACAGATTCTGATTGGGAGTCTCCGTTACCTCCAATACCAGAGCCACAGGAAATTGAAAACGTAATGGGTCCAGTTGTTCGTCCATTAGTATCTCCATCAGTTTTTTTCCCGCCAATATCCAGctctaaaagaaaaaatca ggacAATAAATTGCGTAGAGTTGCAAGtgataataatgtaaattCACCAAAAAATTTACGGGATTCACGACTAAAAGCATAA
- the LOC103568926 gene encoding uncharacterized protein LOC103568926: MGGTSSKDNYRKSIATEQVLIKKTWSKVEDNLQYHANVFFTEFCEAYPQYVKYFTFDPDMPLTLDADTSKRFMIIMETMGYLLIYFLNKPKQVKHVIGYVAMVHKDMDITRADMTNFRENLIKYITSTFPKLITSENENVIAKYIRYITDEISQSIEDFKKNESRINFEFSKSHNGLLTHCLCREKLIYGCKLDYWNERKRVWEERLEEWKLKVRTPVDPSNRSSTDEDIMPIRKSKFEDAVTDHEESIRVWEPRDSSGTGISKITDDSVQISQNRRRVTLKMKKSGQTNYDVIEIVNPTEQSAKRQQLLMKEKKLSDNEPASTSVASSPLVVDSEARKRRRQLLSTLNND; this comes from the exons ATGGGCGGCACAAGTTCAAAagataattatagaaaatcaaTAGCGACTGAGCaggtattaataaaaaaaacctggAGTAAAGTAGAAGATAATCTTCAGTATCATgcgaatgtattttttaccga atTTTGCGAAGCGTATCCGCAGTATGTAAAATACTTCACATTTGACCCCGACATGCCGCTGACCTTAGATGCGGATACAAGTAAGAGATTCATGATAATTATGGAGACCATgggatatttattgatatattttttaaataaacccaAACAAGTCAAACATGTAATAGGATATGTAGCGATGGTGCACAAGGACATGGACATCACACGTGCAGATATGACa AACTTCAGGGAAAACTTGATTAAATACATAACGTCAACGTTTCCGAAATTGATAACGAGCGAAAATGAAAACGTCATCGCTAAATATATCAGATATATTACGGATGAAATATCTCAGAGTAttgaagattttaaaaaaaatgaatcgcgtattaattttgaatttagtaAAAGTCACAATGGG ttattaacaCACTGCTTATgtagagaaaaattaatttacggGTGTAAATTAGACTACTGGAACGAACGGAAGCGCGTATGGGAGGAGCGGCTAGAAGAATGGAAGCTTAAAGTTCGTACGCCGGTTGATCCATCAAATCGTTCTTCAACCGACGAAGACATAATGCCCATTCGTAAATCAAAATTCGAAGATGCCGTTACGGACCATGAAGAATCTATCCGTGTTTGGGAGCCACGAGATAGTTCTGGAACGGGAATCAGTAAAATTACG GATGACAGCGTTCAGATTTCTCAAAATCGCAGACGCGTTACGTtgaagatgaaaaaatccGGGCAAACTAATTATGATGTAATTGAAATTGTCAATCCAACTGAACAGTCTGCCAAGAGACAACAATTGttgatgaaagaaaaaaaattatcagataaTGAGCCAGCGTCAACTTCCGTCGCATCATCTCCACTGGTCGTCGATTCAGAAGCTAGAAAACGACGTCGCCAATTGCTATCAACTCTCAATAATGATTAG
- the LOC103568922 gene encoding mitochondrial dicarboxylate carrier, with protein MGSNDSRKLSRWYFGGIASSGAACVTHPLDLLKVQLQTQQEGKMSIVKHTLNIIKKQGVLALYSGLSASLLRQGTYSTTRFGVYEVAKQAMEKPDRPLPFYQKLLIAGSAGAVGGVFGTPGDLINVRMQNDIKLPPEQRRNYKHAIDGLVRVCREEGVSKLFNGCSTATGRAILMTIGQLSFYDQIKQYLLNSGKFEDNLITHFAASLSAGAIATTLTQPLDVLKTRAMNAKPGEYKNMGHLILYTAKMGPLGFFKGYVPAFVRLAPHTILTFVFLEQLRIYFGYIPNKSH; from the exons ATGGGTTCCAATGATTCGAGAAAACTTTCACGATGGTATTTTGGTGGAATTGCATCTTCTGGAGCTGCTTGTGTAACCCATCCACTGGATTTATTGAAg gtgcAATTGCAAACTCAGCAGGAAGGAAAGATGTCAATAGTTAAGCATacgttaaatataattaaaaaacagggAGTTTTAGCTTTATATAGTGGCCTGAGTGCTTCTTTATTGCGGCAGGGAACATATTCAACAACAAGATTTGGAGTTTATgag GTTGCCAAGCAAGCGATGGAAAAACCCGACCGACCATTACCTTTCTATCAAAAACTATTGATTGCTGGTTCGGCTGGTGCTGTTGGTGGTGTCTTTGGTACACCCGGTGATCTTATTAATGTGCGGATGCAAAACGATATTAAATTGCCGCCAGAACAACGAAGAAA TTACAAACATGCGATAGATGGGTTAGTAAGAGTATGCCGGGAAGAAGGTGtttcaaagttatttaatGGCTGTTCAACTGCGACTGGACGTGCAATTTTAATGACCATTGGACAATTGAGTTTTTATGATCAAATTAAACAGTATCTATTAAATTCTGGTaaatttgaagataatttaattacgcATTTTGCAGCAAGTTTGTCAGCA gGAGCGATTGCTACGACTCTTACTCAGCCTCTAGATGTTCTTAAAACACGCGCCATGAATGCTAAGCCTGGGGAATATAAg aacATGGGGCACTTAATACTGTATACCGCTAAAATGGGACCACTCGGTTTCTTCAAG gGATACGTTCCAGCATTTGTGCGTCTAGCCCCGcacactattctgaccttcgtATTTCTCGAACAACTTCGGATTTACTTTGGCTATATACCAAACAAGTCacattaa
- the LOC103568921 gene encoding dual specificity mitogen-activated protein kinase kinase 3 encodes MAARKGKRNLKLQVSEEAPVNIAPPRNLDKRTTITIEDKTFEVEADDLETICMLGRGAYGIVDKVKHKQSGTIMAVKRITATVNNQEQKRLVMDLDISMRSSDCPYTVQFYGALFREGDVWICMEVMDMSLDKFYVKAYKNGCSIPEDILGKIALSVVSALHYLYSQLRVIHRDVKPSNILINRKGEVKICDFGISGYLVDSVAKTIDAGCKPYMAPERIDPSGNPSHYDIRSDVWSLGISLVELATGRFPYESWGTPFEQLKQVVKDDPPKLPPGKFSEPFEELITKCLMKDFTARPNYSQLLELKFIEEHSKKDTDVAGFVEKILNLPDPEQP; translated from the exons atggCTGCGAGAAAAgggaaaagaaatttaaaactccAAGTCTCTGAGGAGGCTCCTGTAAATAT tgcgCCACCAAGAAATCTTGATAAACGCACGACAATAACAATAGAAGATAAAACTTTTGAAGTAGAAGCTGATGATCTTGAGACAATATGCATGCTAGGTAGAGGTGCTTATGGTATCGTTGATAAAGTCAAACATAAACAAAGTGGTACTATTATGGCTGTAAAg CGAATAACAGCGACAGTAAATAATCAGGAACAAAAAAGACTTGTAATGGATTTAGATATTTCAATGCGAAGTTCCGACTGTCCTTACACTGTACAATTTTACGGCGCGCTATTTCGTGAAGGTGACGTTTGGATTTGCATGGAAGTAATGGACATGAGtctagataaattttatgtaaaggCATACAAAAATGGATGCTCAATACCTGAAGATATATTAGGAAAAATAGCGCTCTCa gttgTCAGTGCGCTACACTATCTTTATTCACAACTCAGGGTAATTCATCGAGATGTGAAACCTAgtaacatattaattaatcgaaaaGGCGAAGTTAAGATCTGTGATTTCGGTATTTCTGGTTATCTTGTAGATTCGGTAGCAAAAACTATCGACGCTGGTTGCAAACCATACATGGCT ccagAAAGGATAGACCCATCAGGTAATCCATCTCACTACGACATAAGATCAGATGTCTGGTCACTGGGAATTTCTCTCGTGGAATTGGCCACCGGAAGATTTCCATATGAGTCATGGGGAACGCCTTTCGAACAACTTAAACAAGTCGTTAAAGACGACCCGCCGAAACTGCCACCAGGAAAATTTTCTGAACCTTTCGAGGAATTAATTACTAAGTG tttaatgaaAGACTTCACTGCCCGTCCTAACTACAGTCAATTACTCGAGCTGAAGTTCATTGAAGAGCATTCGAAAAAAGATACCGATGTCGCTGGGttcgttgaaaaaattttgaacctgCCAGACCCCGAGCAaccttaa